Proteins co-encoded in one Populus trichocarpa isolate Nisqually-1 chromosome 10, P.trichocarpa_v4.1, whole genome shotgun sequence genomic window:
- the LOC7459041 gene encoding single-stranded DNA-binding protein WHY1, chloroplastic: protein MLQLNSVSWLSSTTQNPMLWLPQSNSQSSQDSSAFNSISNSKTSNTKKKKKLSVKYQYYDHQQKSFTSSSRPSSSSAPPVGESPPKVFVGHSIYKGKAALTIEPRAPEFSPLESGAYKLVKEGFVLSQFAPASSARQYDWTRKQVFSLSVTEIGHLVSLGARDSCEFFHDPNKGRSEEGKVRKVLKVEPLPDGSGHFFNLSVQNKALNIDESIYIPVTRAEYTVLISAFNYILPYLLGWHAYANANSIKSADSSRENNVNPRYGGDYDWNR from the exons ATGTTGCAGCTAAACAGTGTGAGCTGGTTGAGTAGTACCACCCAAAACCCTATGCTATGGCTTCCCCAATCCAACAGTCAAAGCTCACAAGATAGTAGCGCATTTAACAGTATTAGTAATAGTAAAACCTCGAAcaccaagaagaagaaaaaattgagtgTGAAATACCAGTACTACGACCACCAGCAGAAGAGCTTCACCTCTTCCTCACGGccgtcttcttcttctgctcctccag TTGGAGAATCTCCGCCCAAGGTTTTTGTGGGCCATTCAATATACAAAGGGAAGGCTGCTCTTACAATCGAGCCTCGAGCCCCAGAGTTTTCCCCATTAGAG TCAGGGGCATATAAATTAGTCAAGGAAGGCTTCGTGCTGTCACAGTTTGCTCCTGCATCTTCTGCTCGTCAATATGATTGGACGAGAAAGCAG GTATTTTCATTGTCGGTGACAGAAATTGGACATCTTGTAAGTCTTGGTGCAAGAGATTCCTGTGAGTTTTTTCACGATCCTAATAAGGGAAGAAG CGAGGAAGGTAAGGTCAGGAAGGTGTTGAAGGTAGAGCCACTTCCAGATGGTTCTGGTCACTTCTTTAACCTCA GTGTTCAAAACAAAGCTCTGAATATAGATGAGAGTATATACATTCCAGTCACCAGGGCAGAGTACACTGTCCTCATCTCCGCTTTTAAT TATATCTTGCCATACCTCCTAGGTTGGCATGCCTATGCGAATGCAAATTCCATAAAATCAGCAGACAGTAGCCGGGAGAACAATGTGAATCCAAGATATGGGGGAGACTACGATTGGAACAGGTAG
- the LOC7459042 gene encoding uncharacterized protein LOC7459042 isoform X1 — translation MRIYVVGQLRIEIEITNINMSSLWSLGVGLGTIIPASTGHNNNKWRRHSNTHFLIVLHCSTTTRRSSPPLISCSSSSSSSSSNNHNSLPKQTSPQQLGYDPSADLLGIQVNPKPRNDISSDPPKPRSWFGPSGQYIRELPCPSCRGRGYTPCSECGIDRFRLDCSLCNGKGMMTCRQCLGDCVIWEESIDERPWEKARSISPFKVKEDDDVDNLEIELAKKKSKRVYQSLSPEVGLKISRSLKSLNAKTGLFSKRMKIIHRDPMLHAQRVAAIKKAKGTAAARKRASETLKAFFSDPENRKKRSIAMKGVKFYCSNCGREGHRKHYCPELKDSLVDRRFKCRLCGKKGHNRRTCPKSRMSNHKGKVTWHHRCRICRQGGHNRRSCPQVVGIKFGGSDTFKGFMVSGSRKYTCRLCREKGHNARTCPSRNTRPAMLSPPRE, via the exons ATGAGAATCTATGTTGTTGGTCAGTTAAGAATTGAGATAGAGATCACAAACATAAACATGTCCTCCTTATGGTCTCTTGGAGTTGGGCTTGGGACCATTATTCCTGCCTCTACAGGTCATAATAACAATAAGTGGAGAAGGCACAGTAATACTCACTTCCTCATTGTGCTTCATTGTTCCACCACCACTCGGAGAAGCTCTCCTCCTCTCATTtcctgctcctcctcctcctcatcatcatcgtcaAACAATCACAACTCATTGCCCAAACAAACCTCTCCTCAG cagTTGGGTTATGATCCTTCAGCGGACTTACTTGGAATCCAGGTCAATCCAAAGCCAAG GAATGATATATCCTCCGATCCACCAAAACCAAGGTCTTGGTTTGGTCCGAGTGGTCAGTATATCAGAGAGCTTCCCTGCCCAAGTTGTAGAGGAAGGGGTTATACTCCATGCTCTGAGTGTGGAATTGACAGATTCAGATTAGATTGTTCACTCTGTAATGGAAAG GGTATGATGACTTGTCGTCAATGCTTGGGTGATTGTGTCATATGGGAAGAGTCAATTGACGAGCGACCATGGGAAAAAGCCCGCTCAAT TTCTCCATTCAAGGTGAAGGAGGACGATGATGTAGACAATTTGGAAATAGAGCTGgcgaagaaaaaatcaaagcgTGTTTACCAATCACTGTCTCCTGAAGTTGGACTGAAGATTAGTAGATCACTAAAA AGTCTCAATGCGAAAACTGGACTATTTagtaaaagaatgaagatcatcCATCGTGATCCTATGCTTCATGCACAACGAGTGGCTGCAATCAAG AAAGCAAAAGGAACTGCTGCGGCAAGAAAACGAGCTTCTGAAACTTTGAAAGCTTTCTTTAGTGATCCCGAGAACCGTAAAAAACGGAGCATTGCCATGAAAG GAGTGAAATTTTACTGTTCCAATTGTGGACGTGAAGGGCACAGGAAACACTACTGTCCAGAACTCAAGGATAGCTTGGTAGATAGGCGGTTTAAGTGTCGGCTTTGTGGAAAAAAGGGACACAACAGAAGAACCTGTCCAAAGTCAAGAATGAGCAATCATAAAGGCAAAGTTACATGGCATCATCGCTGCAGGATATGTCGTCAAGGAGGCCACAATCGCAGGTCCTGCCCTCAAGTGGTTGGGATAAAATTTGGTGGCAGCGATACATTCAAAGGTTTTATGGTTTCTGGAAGCAGAAAATACACTTGTCGATTGTGTCGAGAAAAGGGCCACAATGCGAGGACATGTCCTAGCAGAAACACAAGGCCTGCAATGCTTAGTCCTCCACGTGAATAG
- the LOC7459042 gene encoding uncharacterized protein LOC7459042 isoform X2 — protein MRIYVVGQLRIEIEITNINMSSLWSLGVGLGTIIPASTGHNNNKWRRHSNTHFLIVLHCSTTTRRSSPPLISCSSSSSSSSSNNHNSLPKQTSPQLGYDPSADLLGIQVNPKPRNDISSDPPKPRSWFGPSGQYIRELPCPSCRGRGYTPCSECGIDRFRLDCSLCNGKGMMTCRQCLGDCVIWEESIDERPWEKARSISPFKVKEDDDVDNLEIELAKKKSKRVYQSLSPEVGLKISRSLKSLNAKTGLFSKRMKIIHRDPMLHAQRVAAIKKAKGTAAARKRASETLKAFFSDPENRKKRSIAMKGVKFYCSNCGREGHRKHYCPELKDSLVDRRFKCRLCGKKGHNRRTCPKSRMSNHKGKVTWHHRCRICRQGGHNRRSCPQVVGIKFGGSDTFKGFMVSGSRKYTCRLCREKGHNARTCPSRNTRPAMLSPPRE, from the exons ATGAGAATCTATGTTGTTGGTCAGTTAAGAATTGAGATAGAGATCACAAACATAAACATGTCCTCCTTATGGTCTCTTGGAGTTGGGCTTGGGACCATTATTCCTGCCTCTACAGGTCATAATAACAATAAGTGGAGAAGGCACAGTAATACTCACTTCCTCATTGTGCTTCATTGTTCCACCACCACTCGGAGAAGCTCTCCTCCTCTCATTtcctgctcctcctcctcctcatcatcatcgtcaAACAATCACAACTCATTGCCCAAACAAACCTCTCCTCAG TTGGGTTATGATCCTTCAGCGGACTTACTTGGAATCCAGGTCAATCCAAAGCCAAG GAATGATATATCCTCCGATCCACCAAAACCAAGGTCTTGGTTTGGTCCGAGTGGTCAGTATATCAGAGAGCTTCCCTGCCCAAGTTGTAGAGGAAGGGGTTATACTCCATGCTCTGAGTGTGGAATTGACAGATTCAGATTAGATTGTTCACTCTGTAATGGAAAG GGTATGATGACTTGTCGTCAATGCTTGGGTGATTGTGTCATATGGGAAGAGTCAATTGACGAGCGACCATGGGAAAAAGCCCGCTCAAT TTCTCCATTCAAGGTGAAGGAGGACGATGATGTAGACAATTTGGAAATAGAGCTGgcgaagaaaaaatcaaagcgTGTTTACCAATCACTGTCTCCTGAAGTTGGACTGAAGATTAGTAGATCACTAAAA AGTCTCAATGCGAAAACTGGACTATTTagtaaaagaatgaagatcatcCATCGTGATCCTATGCTTCATGCACAACGAGTGGCTGCAATCAAG AAAGCAAAAGGAACTGCTGCGGCAAGAAAACGAGCTTCTGAAACTTTGAAAGCTTTCTTTAGTGATCCCGAGAACCGTAAAAAACGGAGCATTGCCATGAAAG GAGTGAAATTTTACTGTTCCAATTGTGGACGTGAAGGGCACAGGAAACACTACTGTCCAGAACTCAAGGATAGCTTGGTAGATAGGCGGTTTAAGTGTCGGCTTTGTGGAAAAAAGGGACACAACAGAAGAACCTGTCCAAAGTCAAGAATGAGCAATCATAAAGGCAAAGTTACATGGCATCATCGCTGCAGGATATGTCGTCAAGGAGGCCACAATCGCAGGTCCTGCCCTCAAGTGGTTGGGATAAAATTTGGTGGCAGCGATACATTCAAAGGTTTTATGGTTTCTGGAAGCAGAAAATACACTTGTCGATTGTGTCGAGAAAAGGGCCACAATGCGAGGACATGTCCTAGCAGAAACACAAGGCCTGCAATGCTTAGTCCTCCACGTGAATAG